DNA from Castor canadensis chromosome 3, mCasCan1.hap1v2, whole genome shotgun sequence:
atactGAAAGAAAATTGATGGATTATGGCAAAATCAGTGCTCAGAGGGAAATCTAGAACTACACAAGAAAGAATGATCGCAAGTAAACAACACAACTTTACAATTAAAGAACTGGAGAAAGAAGATGGAATAGCTCAAgccagaaaatggaaggaaattataAAGATGAGAGAGATTAAAAActtcctagaattaaatgaaaacttgATTCTGTGGGACACAGAAAAAGCAGTTCTAACAGGAAGTTTATACTTATGAGTTCTGACATTTAAAATCAAAGACCTCAAGTAAATAATCTAAGGATGCACCACAGGCCTTGGAAAAGCAAGTGCAAGCCAAACCAAATATCAGTAGAAGGGAAGAATATAAAGATCGgagttgaaattaatgaaatggaaatgaaagaacaatacaaaggatcaatgaaacaaagaactgggtctttgaaaagataaacaagactgacagactTACCAAATTAACCAAAAACAGAAGGAGAAGACACAAATCAATTAAATGAGAGACAAAAAAAGGGGATATTATAAAAGATATCATTGAAACCCataggatcattagggaatatctTAAAAATTTATACTGAATGAACTGAACACACAATTTTCCAATGAAGAAGTTTAACTgcccaataagtacatgaaaaaaattcatcacatcttaagccatcatggaaatgcaaattgaaataatCCTAACTCTTCATgcaggcagaaggattgtgagtttgaggtcagcctgggctacacagtgagactcttatctcaaaaaaaaaaaaagaaaaaaagaaagaaatgacactgagattccatctcattctaGTCAGAATAGCTACCATTAAGAAATCAAGGGCAGCTGGAATGGCtaaaggggtagagcacctgcctagcaaacatgaggccctgagttcaaaccccagtacaccaaaaaacacaacaaaaacaaacaaacaaaagaaatgtatgtgatgatatagaagaaaaagaatactaTACACTATtggggaaagtaaattagtgtaaccactatggaaattaatattgaggctcctcaaaaaattaagatataaatattaattttaaaaaataagtgtgcCAATTCAgagtatatacacaaaagaatcaaACTCAACATGATAGAGAGACACCCATGCTTACCCTCACACAGCCCACAATATTGTCAATCACAAAATCAGCACAGTGGAtgaatagataaggaaactgtggtataaatacacaaaatagTATTCTTCAGCCATAGAGAAGAACAAAACCATGTCATTCACAGGagagtggatggaactggagattattgtgctaagcaaaataagtcattcCCACAGCGACAagtatcacatgctttctctcatgtaGAAtctaagaaaaaacatgaaagtaaagGGGCTGATTAGGGAATGAGGAcgggagaagcaggaggaggggCCTGGGTAAGAAAGGGTAGTGGTAAGTGTAAATTTAATACTTTTAGGCTTTTAGCTATTATCTTAGGCTGCTGATCCATTTTTGGTTCATTGTATTTGGACTGAGGCAGAGGTGTTtactcattcttttgcatatgggaTTCAGGTTtctcagcactatttgttgaagatgtTAGTCTTACTCCACTGAATACTCATGATTTCCTTGACTACTTTTATGAAAAAGCAATTGGCTAGGATGAGTCTGTGGCATAAGTAgtatagtacttgcctagcaagcatcaggccctgagttcaagctctgcaAAAAATATCACCTGTCCATaagtgttggatttttttcaggACTCTGGAGTCTGAACTCTATTTTATTAGTCCATATATCTATCCTTATGTCAGCACCACATTCTTTTCATTACTGTCATTTTTAGTGAATTTAAATTAAGAAGAACAAGATTACCAactttttctatttcaattttttttcttttgatcccCTTTAAATTCCATGCAAATTTTAGAATTGACTTTTCCATTTCAGCAGAGAAAGGCCATTGACATTTTGGCAGTGGTTATGGTGAAAGTATAGACCATCTGGAAACTCCTGCCATTTAACATTATGAGGTCTCCCAATCAAGGAATATGGACTGCCTTTCCAGTTAATTGaggattctttcatttatttcaacattttttcagTTTGCAGGGAAAATTTCATTCACTACCTTGGTTCAATTTAGTCCTAggtatttgcttcttttctgtaatCTCAGAAATGGACttgtcttcttaatttcctttttggatCATCCATTGCTGGTACATAGAAATACATTTCTTGTATTCTGGAAAttgatgaattcatttattaggtGTGCTAGGCTTTTGTTTGGATTCCCTGTACTGATGGGCACCTACGTTgattccatggcttggctattgttAGTACTGCTAcagtaaacgtgggtgtgcaTGTATCTCTATATTAAGATGAGTTCGATCCTTTGGGGTTTATATCAAGAGGTGGTATAATAGAATAATATGGTAgttccaattttaattttttgaggactctccatactaatttccattgtggctgcactaatttacattccaccaacagcataaaagggctcctttttcctcacatcctcaccaacatttcttgttttttgttatctTGAGAGAGTCACATAGAATCtgaatgtagtttttatttgcttttcccttgagGCTAAAAATGTCGAACATTTTTCAGGCCCTTATTGGCCATtcgtatttcttcatttgagaacttgttgttcagttctttttccccatttatttattggaataaatgttcattttggtgtttcacttttttagttctttatatattctgaatatgaatccctgtccaatgaatagctggcaaattttctcctcttctgtaagctgtctcttcaaCATCAATAGTATTATTTCATGAGCTACTGGAATCTTATTCAGAATTcaaaaagtcattgcctatgcctttaTCTTGAAAGGTTTCCCCCATGCATCCCTCTATTAGTTTCAAAATTTCTTACATGagggtctttgatccactttgagttggtttttATTCAGGGTGAGAAACTGGGTTATGTTTCAATCTTCTATTTGCtcatatccaattttcccagtacCACTTGTTAAAcaaactctcttttctccattgatgtttttggcacctttgtaaagaATTAGATGGTGTAgctgtatgattttatttctgggtcttcttttctattcatttgtCCTATGCATCTCTTTTTGTGTGCTTCTATCATGCTGCTTTAACTGTTATGACTCTGtcatatggtttgaagtcagatactgtGATACTTCCAGTATAGCTCTTTTTacccagcattgcttttttgatTCAGagtattttgggtttcctattaATTTGGGGGTTGCTTTTCCACTTCTGTGAAAACTGTCATTgaaatttggatgggaattgcatttaagCTTCAATAACTTTTGGTAATATGGACAATGTCAATTCTGCTGATTCACAAACATGAGATGTCTTACTGTCTCCTGGTGTCTTCTTTaagttctttctttagtgtttcatacttttcattgtagagttctttAATATATTTGATTAAACTTTTGCCAAGGTTTTTAGGCTATTGTTTGAATCTTCTTAAACCTGTTCATTATCGATATATAAGaaagatactgattttttttgttttttctctttttttattattgtactggggtacattgtgatagttacaaaagttcttacagcatTCCATAGTTGAATTTGCCActgacttttgtatattgattttgtctcctgctactttactgaaagtgTTTATAGAATCTAAGAGTTATCtgatggagtctttagggtctatTAAGTATAAGATGATACCACATGCAATGCATATAACATGAGTTATCAATGGTTTATGGCATAGGTAAGTCTTTTGGTCAACAGCAAGCTATTCATATAAGTTCTGGAGGACTTAAAAATCATACATGGATTTTCAATGGCACAGGGCTTGGTAGGAAAACCCATGCTTTCAATGGTCAAGTGtatttacttgttcttttgtAAGCAGAGATTGTTTAGACTAAAATCTTTCACTTCCATTATAGTAGGAGCATCAAGCAATGTTGTGTGCTGAGCCTGCTGTCAGAAGTGTTACTCTCTGGACAGGACATAAGAATGCTGAAAGGACAATTGCTGATCTTTGGCTGCCTGGCATACTTTCTCATGTCAAATGGTATCAGCAATTTAGTGACTTGACTATGCTTTGGGAAACCAGCCATTTCCCATCCTTAGTTCAAGGGTTTTGTGCAAGGCAAGACACTGGCATTTCCAAAGAAGTGTGTGTGACCTAGCTTAAGCCAATCTGTAGATTCAACTCCTAGGGCCAACAGCAGTTCATTAATTTAGGCCAATAAATGTCAAGTGTAGGGCTTTTGTTAACAACAATGAAAAGAGAGGTGGACTCTGTCATACTGGACACTTGTACTTAAATAAGAGATGTATAAAATTCCCTTGAAAGGAAGCTGTGGTGATAAATGGGTTGCCAGGCAGGTTTAGTAGATGAAGATCATGCTTTGTTACTGCTTTGCACATCTCTGCACCATGACCCTCCCCAACCTGAACTCTGGTAACTGgtttttctttctcccacacCTAATGGTCAGCTCTCTAAGAGAAGGAGACACATCTCCGTCATGCTTGGTCCTGGCACAAGAGATGGCATTTCTACTTCTGTTGCAGAAACTGTCGTGATGCACTTAGCAGCATGGCATGGAAGACTCTGATATCTATCACTGAGAACTCAAGTTTCTGGAGATCCAGGACCTCTACTGGACAATACCATGTCCCACAGAGCACATCTTGTACCCTTGGGTTCTTGTCTGAGCTGAGAAATGTGGTTCTCTCTGAGTCATCAGCTGTGGGTACTGAGGTGGTCACTGCATGAGTCTCACACAACTACACAGAAGACGTCATGTGGCAAAGGCAGTGCGGGTGGGTAGATTTCATCGAAAACCTTCTATGATGACTCACcataaaaccaaaggaaaactgTGGTCACTGAGCCCACTCCCCTTTCTTCCTCAGTGGGTGCTAAAAGAGAGCAAGAACAAGGCTCCAGAAGACCTAAGCAGCTTTCCTGGGAAGATGCAGCTGCTTCTGCTCCTGTTGGCCTTCTTTCTGCCACCCATGGCAAAGGCAGGTGAGTGAGCACCCCACCCTCAGAGGCCCAATCCCATTCCTCAGCCAGGGCAGATCTCCTTTCCCTGCTGTACACTCCTAATCATCTATCTAAATGTGATACTGGATATGTTGTCAGCAGGAATAGGAGTGCAGAGTCTCAAGAAGAGACAGTGGATACACCCCCAAACCCTCAACCTTCTCATCTCAAAACCGGGTTTCCCAGAAGGACACAGTAGGTGGTGGGAACTGGAAGTGAGAAAATGTTGAATTACTAGAGAGGGCAAAATGGGTCTGACTCTGTGTCTGAGATGAAACACGTGTTCCCCTCACCTACGGCTTAGCAGACAACTCCAGAGCTCAACGACCCCAGAATTGGTGGATCACTGTCCTCAGGACACTGCTTGTGCCTCTGCCTAGTCCCAACCCACTTGGCTCCTCTCTCCAACCCTGTTCTTCCCAGGCATTTGGGAGATCACATGTTTTCAAGTAGAAGCCATTGTGGCAGGCCCTAATGTCTCTGTTTTCCAGAATCCCACTAACACAGTCCTATCAACCCTCAAAGAGAGACTAACTGAAGTCATTCCCCATGAAGCCACTGAACATTGATTGGGTACCTACTACATGTCAGGCCTCAGGAAATAGGATGTAACAAAATCTATATTTAAATTGAAGTCTTGGTGGCTAAAAAGCAGCACCATCCTAGAACTCGGGAAGATCTTAGAAACTCACTAGAAACACAAAAGTCAGCAGAGGAATTATGAGGAGTTTGGGGAATTCATTGTTCACAGAGAGCTATGCTCACCTCAAACTATGcatgaaagaaatatttgtaagCCAAGAcctgcttttctctcattttccagaGGGGGAAAATGAGTCCTCTTCCCTGACCCTCTCCCAATTCCAGGCCATTCAACATCCCAGACTTCCAGTAGGTCTGTGCCACCAAGCAGAACCCAACCGGTGCACCTGATGGGTGCACACAGACAACTTTTCTTTCAAGGGGAGATCATCGGGGGACATAAGGCCAAGCCCCACTCCCGCCCCTACATGGCCTATCTTTGGAACTTGGATAATGATTCTGGGAGGTTGTGTGGTGGCTTCCTGATACAAGAGGACTTTGTGATGACAGCTGCTCACTGTTTACGGAGGTAAGGAGAAGGAGACAGCCCACAACCTCCTGCAAACACTTCACAGAGACACCAGTTTCCTCCCAAGGAGCAACCTGGCTTTCTAGGAACATATGTTCAGGATAAGAGAGAGGACCAGCCAAGCCTCGTTGGGAAAATAGGCACATTGGTCCCACAGGCATTGCTGAGTGGTTAAGGAGGCTGTAATTTTATTTAGACCTAGGTTGGCCTTGCaatgaaaactaaagcaatttcaTATGTTTCTCTGGGACTAACAGACGCTAAAGAACCTCTGACACAGTCCCTGATGGCTCCAGAATTTTACCTCAATAGCTAAGAAGCAGAGGGTACAGTCAATCCTTTTCCCTCAATTTTCCTTCACTTGTAGCCCCACCTTGCCAGGCTATATCCTGCTCTTCACACCTCCTGAGCTGTGTCCCCTCTAACTCCCCACTTCCCTCCCCAAACACACTCTGCTCTCTGTGCAGGTCAATAAATGTCACCCTGGGCGCCCACAACATCAAGGAACAGGAGAAGACTCAGGAGGTCATCCCTGTGAAAAGAGCCATCCCCCACCCAGACTTTAATCATCAGCGCCTCACAAACGACATCATGTTATTGCAGGTAAAGCACTCCTTCCTGCTTCCCTTGCTGTCCTTAGTGCAGGGTCTGCTCCTCCCTCTGGGACCCTGCTCTTCCCTCTTTTCCATCCTGACTAACACAGATGTCCAGGCTCAGAGGCCATTGGCTGAACTCAACTCTCTCAATCTTTTCCTGTCAGCTGGAGAGAAAGGTCAAGCTGACTCCAGCTGTGCAGCTCCTCAGCCTGCCCAGAGGCAATTCCCAGATAAAGCCAGGGACAGTGTGCAGTGTGGCCGGCTGGGGGTGGATGACCCCAACAGGCAAACCTTCAGATGAACTACGGGAGGTGCAGCTGAAAGTAATGGAGGACCAGGAGTGCAAGACCCGCTTTAGCAATTACAACAGTCCTTCTCAGATGTGCGTGGGAGACCCAAATATAAGACGTGCTTCCTTTCGGGTAAGACTGAGTATCTGCCTCTCTTGGCTCTGGGGAAAGGGTTTTGGGAAGATAGAGAACCTGGAGACCCAAGCATCAGAGGACTCTTTTCCCACAAAGCTGTGAGTCTCCCTCCGACTAGCTGGAGAAGGAAAAAACTAGGACCCCTGACACTTACCAAGGGGTCTCTGTTGACTACCATCCCGTAGAACCACGAGTCTGCAACATGCCACACGACCTCAGATGCTTCTTTAATGTGCAGAAATTATAGCTAGGTGGCTCTTCAGAGATAGCACCTACCCTTATCACTGGATTCATTCTCCATGTTAGATATCAACCCCACTCACCTGTCTCCATATTTGGAAGAAGTTGTGCCACACACCTTTATAGGGGAGAGAATCCCAGAACCTGGTGGAGAAGACAGAGTCTGGTCTCATGGGTGAGGTGAACCAGTAACAATGTACACGGTGGACAAAGCAGTTCAGCTGTGGGTCCCCAGAGTGCTCTGCCTTCTGCTCTCCTCAAAGAAGGTTGTTCAAGTCATCCTACTCTTAGAGAGGGCAAAAGATAGCATGGAGGACAGGGCCAGGTGGAGCAATGACtcattcctcctctctctctctattcacAGGGGGATTCTGGAGGCCCACTGGTGTGCAACAAGGTAGCACAGGGCATTGTCTCCTATGGACGCAATGATGGGAGAGCTCCACGAGTCTTCACCAAGGTCTCACATTTCCTAAAATGGATAAAGAACACCATGAACCACCGCTAACTACAGGAGACTGACTTAACACCCTCTTAGAGTACCTTCCCTGGAAGTAGGTCCAGGGAAGATGAGAGGTGCCAAAAACTGAGTAAAGATCCATTAGCTTCTGAAACACTGGTTTCTtgattattgtttatttcttgattttattcatGGGGACCAACTCTGTGCTAGGCAGACCAATGATACAATTCTGTCGTTTTCTGTGTTGCtcatttccttctcccctcctcacttcctcAAAGCCCTATTAAAATTTATTACCCAGCTCCTCCTTACCCGTTCTGGTCTCTCCAGGGCCTGCCCTTCTGACAGGACTGAAGCTGAGTACCATCAAGAGAAACTTGGATGGCTCTTGTCCTGGTGCTCAGGGTGGATTTCTTACCTCCTCTGTGTAATGTAGCAGAGGAAAAGAACAACACCATTGATCGTAATGGCCAAGCAGACATAGCTGAGGTCACTACTTGGGGACATAGCCCCATCACACTGGGCAGGGGAAGGGCCTTCCTAAGTGGGACATTTCCTGTAGTAAAGATAAGAGTGGGATGGAGATTCCTTGAATAGCTCCTCATTCTCATCGGGAATTAGTTCCTTTTCCCATCCTCCTCTGAAGTCAGGGCCAAACTTGGCCTCCAGCCTCCCCAGTATCCTCTCTTGCTCCATCCCTGTTCAGAGTTCTCAAAATCTGCCAACCCCTGTCATCTCTAGACCATGCTGATCTGAGCAGGTCCCTTTCTTTTATCCCCCAACCTATGCCACCCACAGCTCCCTGTGGTTCCATCAGGGGCCCACcaggagagtgcctgccttgctcaTGCATATGAGAGAATGACCTCTGAGGACCAGGCCAGTGCTGCCACCATGCAGGACCCATGGAGGATGATGCTGGCAGGGTTTCTCCCCAGCACACTGGACCCCATCTTTCACTTGGCAGGGCAGGACAACTCCCCACATTGAGCTCAGTGCCCTCTAATACATTCAGGGTCCATGGCCACCTGATCCCTCAGAAACTGAGCCCCTTCAGTCTGTCTCTCCTAGCTACTGCTGGACTCTAGGCTAAGACTCCCTGCTGCTCACTAAGGTGATAGCAGTGTTTCAAGTTCAAAAGGGCAGAAAGCACAACTTTTTCATCACTCAGGAAACACATACTCATTGAGCAGTTACTGAGTGTCATGAACATGTTAAAAAGagaattcccctatcaaaagacagctttaaattatttgaatgttctttaattgcatatatttatggtGTACAACATGATAATCTGATGTATGCTTGCAATGTGGAATGATTAAGCTAATTAACCACCTCATTTTTGTAGTAAgagcatttgaaattttttctcttagcaattttcaaatagAAAACATGTTATAAATTATAGTCAGCATGCTATGATGCATTAGAGCTCAGAAAACATATTCCCCCTGTCTAACTGAAGTTTTATACACTTTGATCAACATTTCCCAATTCTCCCTAACTCTCCAGCCTTGGAAACCATTATTCTACTCTCTGCATCTACAGGTTCAATAGTTTAGATTGTATGAGAAATCATGCAGTAGTGTCCATCTGTGCCAGGCtgcttttacttagcataatataCTCCAAGTTGATCCATTTGTTCCCAGtgacagaaattcattttttacaGGTGATTTGTATTACAATGTGAGAacttgccacattttctttatccaccatTCATTGATAGACACAGGCTGTTACCTGACTAGGATGAAGAGTGCTAAAGGAACGTGGGAGTCTAGTTACCTATTCATCATTCTGATATCAAATACTTTGAGTAtttacccagaagtgggattactGGACTATATGTTAGcgctgtttttagtttttcaaagaaccttcattcagttttcCATGAGTATACCAACTtcaattcccaccaacagtgaacacGGGTTCCTTCTTctctacattgccaccaacagttgCTATCTTTCATCTTTTGATAATAAGCATTCAGCTGGTGGAAGGTGATATCTCACTGTGGCTTTAGTTCACATatttctgatgattagtgatgtggttgtctcttctttcttgtggtacagctgtttgaactcagagcctcatatttgctaggcaggagctctgtcccttgagccacacccccagcacttttgactttagttatttttcagatgaggttttgcatttttgtcctGGGGCTGGATCAGACTATGATTCTCCTTCTAGCCAAGaaaacaggcacatgccac
Protein-coding regions in this window:
- the LOC141421228 gene encoding granzyme B-like isoform X1, which gives rise to MMTHHKTKGKLWSLSPLPFLPQWVLKESKNKAPEDLSSFPGKMQLLLLLLAFFLPPMAKAGHSTSQTSSRSVPPSRTQPVHLMGAHRQLFFQGEIIGGHKAKPHSRPYMAYLWNLDNDSGRLCGGFLIQEDFVMTAAHCLRRSINVTLGAHNIKEQEKTQEVIPVKRAIPHPDFNHQRLTNDIMLLQLERKVKLTPAVQLLSLPRGNSQIKPGTVCSVAGWGWMTPTGKPSDELREVQLKVMEDQECKTRFSNYNSPSQMCVGDPNIRRASFRGDSGGPLVCNKVAQGIVSYGRNDGRAPRVFTKVSHFLKWIKNTMNHR
- the LOC141421228 gene encoding granzyme B-like isoform X2 — encoded protein: MMTHHKTKGKLWSLSPLPFLPQWVLKESKNKAPEDLSSFPGKMQLLLLLLAFFLPPMAKAGEIIGGHKAKPHSRPYMAYLWNLDNDSGRLCGGFLIQEDFVMTAAHCLRRSINVTLGAHNIKEQEKTQEVIPVKRAIPHPDFNHQRLTNDIMLLQLERKVKLTPAVQLLSLPRGNSQIKPGTVCSVAGWGWMTPTGKPSDELREVQLKVMEDQECKTRFSNYNSPSQMCVGDPNIRRASFRGDSGGPLVCNKVAQGIVSYGRNDGRAPRVFTKVSHFLKWIKNTMNHR